In Delphinus delphis chromosome 11, mDelDel1.2, whole genome shotgun sequence, one genomic interval encodes:
- the ARF3 gene encoding ADP-ribosylation factor 3, giving the protein MGNIFGNLLKSLIGKKEMRILMVGLDAAGKTTILYKLKLGEIVTTIPTIGFNVETVEYKNISFTVWDVGGQDKIRPLWRHYFQNTQGLIFVVDSNDRERVNEAREELMRMLAEDELRDAVLLVFANKQDLPNAMNAAEITDKLGLHSLRHRNWYIQATCATSGDGLYEGLDWLANQLKNKK; this is encoded by the exons ATGGGTAATATCTTTGGAAACCTTCTCAAGAGCCTGATTGGGAAGAAGGAGATGCGCATCCTGATGGTGGGCCTGGATGCCGCAGGAAAGACCACCATCCTGTACAAGCTAAAACTGGGCGAGATCGTCACCACCATTCCCACCATTG GGTTCAACGTGGAGACAGTGGAGTACAAGAACATCAGCTTCACAGTCTGGGATGTGGGTGGCCAGGACAAGATTCGGCCTCTCTGGAGACACTACTTCCAGAACACCCAAG GGTTGATATTTGTGGTCGACAGCAATGATCGGGAGCGAGTAAATGAGGCCCGGGAGGAGCTGATGAGGATGCTGGCAGAGGATGAGCTCCGGGATGCTGTGCTCCTTGTCTTTGCAAACAAGCAG GATTTGCCTAATGCTATGAACGCTGCTGAGATCACAGACAAGTTGGGCCTGCATTCCCTGCGTCACCGCAACTGGTACATTCAGGCCACCTGTGCCACCAGCGGGGACGGGCTGTACGAAGGCCTGGACTGGCTGGCCAATCAGCTCAAAAACAAGAAGTGA
- the WNT10B gene encoding protein Wnt-10b, whose product MREEPRPRPPPSGLAGLLFLALCSRALSNEILGLKLPGEPPLTANTVCLTLSGLSKRQLGLCLRSPDVTASALQGLHIAVHECQHQLRDQRWNCSALEGGGRLPHHSAILKRGFRESAFSFSMLAAGVMHAVATACSLGKLVSCSCGWKGGGEQDRLRAKLLQLQALSRGKSFPHSLPSPGPGSGPSPGPQDTWEWGGCNHDMDFGEKFSRDFLDSREAPRDIQARMRIHNNRVGRQVVTENLKRKCKCHGTSGSCQFKTCWRSAPEFRVVGAALRERLGRAIFIDTHNRNSGAFQPRLRPRRLSGELVYFEKSPDFCERDPTMGSPGTRGRACNKTSRLLDGCGSLCCGRGHNVLRQTRVERCHCRFHWCCYVLCDECKVTEWVNVCK is encoded by the exons ATGCGGGAGGAGCCGCGGCCGCGGCCTCCGCCCTCGGGCCTCGCGGGTCTCCTGTTCCTGGCTTTGTGCAGTCG GGCCCTAAGCAATGAGATTCTGGGTCTGAAGCTGCCCGGCGAGCCGCCGCTGACCGCCAACACCGTATGCTTGACGCTGTCGGGCCTGAGCAAACGGCAGTTAGGCCTGTGCCTGCGCAGCCCCGACGTGACGGCGTCCGCGCTTCAGGGCCTGCACATCGCGGTCCACGAGTGTCAGCACCAGCTGCGTGACCAGCGCTGGAACTGCTCGGCGCTCGAGGGCGGCGGTCGCCTGCCGCACCACAGCGCCATCCTCAAGCGCG GTTTCCGAGAGAGCGCTTTTTCCTTCTCCATGCTGGCTGCTGGGGTCATGCATGCGGTAGCCACGGCCTGCAGCCTGGGCAAGCTGGTGAGCTGCAGCTGCGGCTGGAAGGGCGGTGGCGAGCAGGATCGGCTGAGGGCCAAACTGCTGCAGCTGCAGGCACTGTCCCGGGGCAAGAGttttccccactccctgcccagCCCGGGCCCTGGCTcaggccccagccctggcccccagGACACATGGGAATGGGGTGGCTGTAACCATGACATGGACTTTGGAGAGAAGTTCTCTCGGGATTTCTTGGATTCCAGGGAAGCTCCCCGGGACATCCAGGCACGAATGCGAATCCACAACAACAGGGTGGGGCGTCAG GTGGTAACTGAAAACCTGAAGCGGAAATGCAAGTGTCATGGCACATCAGGCAGCTGCCAGTTCAAGACGTGCTGGAGGTCAGCCCCAGAGTTCCGGGTGGTAGGGGCGGCCTTgagggagcggctgggccgggcCATCTTCATTGATACTCACAACCGCAACTCTGGAGCCTTCCAACCCCGCCTTCGTCCCCGTCGCCTCTCAGGAGAACTGGTCTACTTTGAGAAGTCTCCTGACTTCTGCGAGCGAGACCCCACCATGGGCTCCCCAGGCACGCGGGGCCGGGCCTGCAACAAGACCAGCCGCCTGCTGGATGGCTGTGGCAGCCTGTGCTGTGGCCGCGGCCACAACGTGCTCCGGCAGACACGAGTTGAGCGCTGTCATTGCCGCTTCCACTGGTGCTGCTACGTGCTATGCGATGAGTGCAAGGTCACAGAATGGGTCAACGTGTGTAAGTGA
- the WNT1 gene encoding proto-oncogene Wnt-1: MGHWALLPGWVSATLLLALAALPAALAANSSGRWWGIVNVASSTNLLTDSKSLQLVLEPSLQLLSRKQRRLIRQNPGILHSVSGGLQSAVRECKWQFRNRRWNCPTASGPHLFGKIVNRGCRETAFIFAITSAGVTHSVARSCSEGSIESCTCDYRRRGPGGPDWHWGGCSDNIDFGRLFGREFVDSGEKGRDLRFLMNLHNNEAGRTTVFSEMRQECKCHGMSGSCTVRTCWMRLPTLRAVGDVLRDRFDGASRVLYGNRGNNRASRAELLRLEPEDPAHKPPSPHDLVYFEKSPNFCTYSGRLGTAGTAGRACNSSSPALDGCELLCCGRGHRTRTQRVTERCNCTFHWCCHVSCRNCTHTRVLHECL; the protein is encoded by the exons ATGGGGCACTGGGCACTGCTGCCTGGCTGGGTTTCCGCTACGCTGTTGCTGGCGCTGGCCGCTCTGCCTGCAGCCCTGGCCGCCAACAGCAGTGGCCGATGGTG GGGCATCGTGAACGTAGCCTCCTCCACGAACCTGCTGACCGACTCCAAGAGCCTGCAACTGGTACTCGAGCCCAGTCTGCAGCTGCTGAGCCGCAAACAGCGGCGGCTGATCCGCCAGAACCCGGGGATCCTGCACAGTGTGAGCGGGGGGCTGCAGAGCGCTGTGCGAGAGTGCAAGTGGCAGTTCCGGAACCGCCGCTGGAACTGTCCCACAGCTTCGGGGCCCCACCTCTTCGGCAAGATCGTCAACCGAG GCTGTCGGGAAACAGCATTTATCTTCGCCATCACCTCGGCCGGGGTCACCCATTCGGTGGCGCGCTCCTGCTCGGAGGGCTCCATCGAGTCCTGCACGTGCGACTACCGGCGGCGCGGTCCTGGGGGCCCCGATTGGCACTGGGGAGGCTGCAGCGACAACATCGACTTCGGCCGCCTCTTTGGCCGGGAGTTTGTGGACTCCGGGGAGAAGGGGCGGGACCTGCGCTTCCTCATGAACCTTCACAACAACGAGGCGGGCCGCACG ACCGTGTTCTCCGAGATGCGCCAGGAGTGCAAGTGCCACGGGATGTCCGGCTCGTGCACGGTGCGCACGTGCTGGATGCGGCTGCCCACGCTGCGCGCCGTGGGCGACGTGCTGCGGGACCGCTTCGACGGCGCCTCGCGCGTCCTGTACGGCAATCGCGGCAACAACCGCGCCTCGCGGGCGGAACTGCTGCGCCTCGAGCCCGAGGACCCCGCTCAcaagcctccctccccccacgATCTCGTCTACTTCGAGAAATCGCCCAACTTCTGCACATACAGCGGACGCCTGGGTACAGCGGGCACGGCAGGGCGCGCCTGCAACAGCTCGTCGCCCGCGCTGGACGGCTGCGAGCTGCTCTGCTGTGGCCGGGGCCACCGCACGCGCACGCAGCGCGTCACCGAGCGCTGCAACTGCACCTTCCACTGGTGCTGCCACGTCAGCTGCCGCAACTGCACGCACACTCGCGTACTGCACGAGTGCCTGTGA